The proteins below are encoded in one region of Equus przewalskii isolate Varuska chromosome 1, EquPr2, whole genome shotgun sequence:
- the CNNM2 gene encoding metal transporter CNNM2 isoform X4 — translation MIGCGSCEPEVKMAGGQAAAALPTWKMAARRSLSARGRGVLQAAGRLLPLLLLSCCCGAGGCAAAGENEETVIIGLRLEDTNDVSFMEGGALRVSERTRVKLRVYGQNINNETWSRIAFTEHERRRHNPGERGLGGPAPPEPDSGPQRCGIRTSDIIILPHIILNRRTSGIIEIEIKPLRKMEKSKSYYLCTSLSTPALGAGGPGSAGGAVGGKGGSGVAGLPPPPWAETTWIYHDGEDTKMIVGEEKKFLLPFWLQVIFISLLLCLSGMFSGLNLGLMALDPMELRIVQNCGTEKEKNYAKRIEPVRRQGNYLLCSLLLGNVLVNTTLTILLDDIAGSGLVAVVVSTIGIVIFGEIVPQAICSRHGLAVGANTIFLTKFFMMMTFPASYPVSKLLDCVLGQEIGTVYNREKLLEMLRVTDPYNDLVKEELNIIQGALELRTKTVEDVMTPLRDCFMITGEAILDFNTMSEIMESGYTRIPVFEGERSNIVDLLFVKDLAFVDPDDCTPLKTITKFYNHPLHFVFNDTKLDAMLEEFKKAWRAKQCCVCTRDLNRRTQANEKRKVRS, via the coding sequence ATGATTGGCTGTGGCTCTTGTGAACCCGAAGTAAAGATGGCGGGCGGGCAGGCAGCCGCTGCACTGCCCACTTGGAAGATGGCGGCGCGCCGCAGCCTCAGCGCCCGCGGCCGGGGGGTCCTGCAGGCGGCGGGGCGGCTGCTGCCGTTGCTACTGCTGAGCTGCTGCTGCGGCGCGGGCGGCTGCGCAGCGGCGGGCGAGAACGAGGAGACGGTGATCATCGGGTTGCGGCTAGAGGACACGAACGACGTGTCGTTCATGGAAGGGGGGGCGCTGCGGGTGAGCGAACGGACCCGGGTCAAGCTGCGGGTGTACGGGCAGAACATCAACAACGAGACGTGGTCCCGCATCGCCTTCACCGAGCACGAGCGGCGGCGCCACAATCCCGGCGAGCGCGGGCTTGGGGGTCCCGCGCCTCCAGAGCCGGACAGCGGCCCCCAGCGCTGCGGCATCCGCACCTCAGATATCATCATCTTGCCCCATATCATTCTCAACCGCCGTACATCGGGCATCATTGAGATCGAGATCAAGCCGCTGCGCAAGATGGAGAAGAGCAAGTCCTATTACCTGTGCACGTCGCTCTCCACGCCTGCCCTGGGCGCCGGTGGCCCGGGGTCCGCGGGTGGCGCTGTCGGGGGCAAGGGCGGCTCCGGGGTGGCCGGGCTCCCGCCGCCCCCGTGGGCCGAGACCACATGGATTTACCACGACGGCGAGGACACCAAGATGATCGTGGGCGAGGAGAAGAAGTTCCTGCTGCCCTTCTGGCTGCAGGTGATCTTCATTTCGCTGCTCCTGTGCCTGTCCGGCATGTTCAGCGGCCTCAACCTGGGACTCATGGCCCTGGACCCAATGGAGCTGCGCATCGTGCAGAACTGCGGCACGGAGAAGGAGAAGAATTACGCCAAGCGCATCGAGCCCGTGCGCAGGCAGGGCAACTACCTGCTGTGCTCGCTGCTGCTGGGCAACGTGCTGGTCAACACCACGCTCACCATCCTGCTCGACGACATCGCCGGCTCCGGCCTCGTGGCGGTGGTGGTCTCCACCATCGGCATCGTCATCTTCGGGGAGATCGTGCCCCAGGCCATCTGCTCCCGACACGGCCTGGCTGTAGGAGCCAacaccatcttcctcaccaagttTTTTATGATGATGACCTTCCCCGCTTCTTATCCGGTCAGCAAACTGCTGGACTGCGTCCTGGGCCAGGAGATAGGCACGGTCTATAACCGGGAGAAACTGCTGGAGATGCTCCGGGTCACCGACCCTTACAACGACCTCGTTAAAGAGGAGCTGAACATCATCCAAGGGGCGCTGGAGCTCCGCACCAAGACGGTGGAGGACGTGATGACTCCGCTCCGGGATTGCTTCATGATCACCGGCGAAGCCATTCTGGACTTCAACACCATGTCAGAGATCATGGAGAGCGGCTACACTCGCATTCCGGTGTTTGAGGGGGAGCGCTCCAACATCGTGGACCTCCTCTTTGTCAAAGACTTGGCCTTCGTGGATCCAGATGACTGTACTCCCCTGAAAACCATCACTAAATTTTATAATCACCCCTTGCACTTTGTTTTCAATGACACCAAGTTGGACGCTATGCTGGAAGAATTTAAGAAAG